TACATGCATTGACCTGGATCATGGGTCATTTTGTTTCAACATTTTACTTTTCTGGGGTGACTACATCCAGAAGAACTTAGATTGTACTTGCATTGCTTGATGATGTACCAAAACAATTGTTAAGGTACATAATCAGTGAATAATTGCAATTTATCCCAAATCTTTAGAAATGTTCTGCACACTAGTGCTCATACAAGCATATACTATCTACCAACTTTTGCTGCTTTCATTTTTGGCCTTGTCTTCTAAATCAAAGTGATGCAATCACACGCAAAAGTGAATTTGAGAAACTAGGATGATAAACTAAGAACAATCAACTACAAATTCAAGCATTTGTTGGATATAAGTAGTTCAATCCAGGCAAGATGATAAACATGAAAAGTAAACAGCAATCTAGACCAGAAAATGAACAAgtcattcataatttcattatttctgttgtattcattttattttgcaataaaattgcagaaTATTAATTACTGTAGTTAGTAATTCTTTTTGCCTGTGTTGTGATAACAAAGTACTGATTATTAATTTCGCATAATTGCAGACAACACATGTTGCAGCTCAATATGGTCAGACAGCTTTCCTCTATCACATTGTCTCAAAATGGAATGGTGACCCCGATGTTCCTGATAATGATGGAAGAAGCCCTTTACACTGGTACATGATAACTTCCACTGCACCTTTACCATATTGTTGAAAAGACTATAAtgctttttttaattatttgttttcttgctggaTTTACACtgtttaattatttatgttcaattgtgattattaaaattgaaaacaatGCACCTAGTTTGTGAATGCTAtctattaatttttatgattGTGCATTTAGGtcctttaatttattatatttctttGTACATTTTGAATATGTGAAAGTGTTCTATATAAAGTTGCTCGCTCTTAAtccattatttatttttgatagcTCTACCTGACATTCATTTTTGTTTTGTAGTCTTGTTATTTGAATGCATTTATTGGTGAACTGTTTATTACCATGTAAGCTGGGCGGTAAAGCTTCATGTTGTCATTACAAGAGACAGTTTAAATCTGAGTCACACCTTGGATGAATTGATCAAGAGCTTACCTGAGATATATAGCCCAGCTGCTGAAAGAAAAGGATAAAAAGAGATTAATAGCGTTTAGGTTTTCTAATGATGATGATTTTTAGGTTCCTTCTATCGTAGTGGATCATTTCTACATTCTGGACCTTGGGATGTATTTCATGGTCTGTTATTTGCCAAAATATGTAATTGTcataaatatattttgtattatctaatttcatttctttttcattgTTTTGTTGCATTAAATAGTTGCTAAACTAAATGACTTTTCATATTGTCCTTAGTCAATGATTAAGGTAATGATTCTTTTAACTTGTTCATTTGTTTCTTTTTGGAGAATTTTAGGGCTGCTTATAAAGGTTTTGCTGATTGTATACGACTTTTATTGTTTCTGGACGCTTATAGAGGACGCCAGGATAAAGAGGGTATATGCTTTTTGATTTCTCAATACCAGTTTATTTAGCCTATATTGGTGAGGGGAATAAAAATACTTGTGTGGATATATGACAAATTTCATCCTACTTCATCCTTTTGTCATATCTGTTTGTCAGGTTGCACTCCTCTTCATTGGGCTGCAATTAGGGGTAACTTGGAGGCATGCACAGTATTAGTACAGGCAGGCAAGAAAGAAGACTTAATGGTGACTGATAACACTGGTCTTACACCAGCCCAGCTGGCTTCTGACAAGAATCACAGACAAGTTGCTTTTTTCCTTGTAGGTGCTCCATAACCAAAATACTTTAAATTGGTTAGTAAAATTGCTCagacaattttatttatttattttttttttgttgggggccgccgggagggggggggggtgtggtttGTATATTTTCTTGTTTCAGTTTTTTAGGGCTATTATAGTTAGTTTTAATGTTTATTTGATGGATACATTATGTCTTAGTCAAAAcactcttgtactttcttttataCTTTATTGAAAATAATTTCCTCGTGGCTAAATTAAAATAGTCAACAATTTGATTGGTGTGATGATTAGAAGCAAGTTATCTTATGCCTTAAATTGTTTGTTCCAAGACATATCTTAGAACATGTTGAATTGGAAGATGCAACATAATAGCTGGACTTACATAGAAAAGGTGCTTGTATTACCGTCTCATTTGATTCTttcttttatgttgcattcagtCTATGTTGCTTGAACTCAAGTACAGGTATTGAATATGGGTCCATATCTGGGGAGGCACCcattttccaaaattttcataGATCTCCCTGTAATTTTAAGTATCATACTATCAAAGTATGGTATCCATGTCCGAGTGTCCTTATATGACCCTTTTTCAATAAAGTGAAGAGTCAAAGAAAGTAACTATGCATTTAGTTTTGTGAAGTTATGCTGTTTCCAAGTAACTTCTATTCTCTTTCGGAATCCACCACCATTATTTCCTGGTGGGTTATATGGGTAAAGTAATTTGTGGTAAGAAGTGCAAAGTGCAAAATAACTTACTATTTTGTGTACAGTGAAGCCTGAGGCAACTCATATTTTTAGTGGTCTTAGTATGATGTTCTCATTTTGGTTTTCCATGTATTTTTAGAGAAATTTGAAACGTTCTTATGAAAATTGCTAAAGCATAACCTTGTATAAATTCCATGTCTAACTAAATATGATAATACAGGGAAATGCTAGGAGGTTGCTTGACAAACGTTGTGATGGGAACAGCCGCCTGGGACATCTCTCAAAGTTGGGACTTGCTCCTGTACTTTGGTCTATGATACTACTACTCTTGGTGACCTATATTCATTCTGTCATAATGGGTATTTGTTCTTATCCCTTCACTACAGAGTTCCTCACCTTTAATCATCAAGATTGCACTTCCCAtatgttttctttatttatttgttattatttatttatttgttattattttttaaaatgaatttttaattgcaattttttatttattttaattattatcgcCACAGATTCTAATCTACCAAGGCTAACAGCAGGCTTTGGCCTTCTTGCTTGGTTGGGTGTTTTCCTAGCAACTGCTGGACTTGTTATGTTTTATAGATGTAGCAGGTATGCTCTACAGCGCACTTTCACACTCTGTTTGGAAGGAAATGTATTTCAATTATGTGAAAGTTGGATACATTTTGACGTGGCGTGAAGCTCAAATAGAAACACACTCCATGCACAAGAGGAAAAATGAGGAGAGAAACCTttgctaaatttttattaataataatctgTCTCCTAAATTACATGTAAATAAGAGTATTTATGGTATTTTTTAGACTCCTAAACCTAATAGGAATGTAAAACTACTAAATCAGAATTTTAGATAAACTAAAATACAATAAGAAAATATAAACTAAATAGGAAAACTAAATTCTAAGTCCTAAATAGAGTAGGAGACTTTCTAATTAATTCTAATATAATCTCTATAGCTCTGGAAGTCTTCCCAAGATGTCCTAGATAAATTAGGACTATTGGAcattaaaattagttaaaaaagaaaaaaaaacgttCTGTCTTGTTGTCCAAGCCCCGCATCACATTTCCTCCACTTAATGTATCTGCCCCATACTGGATGCAGTTTCCTTCCTTTCTACCGAATGTGTTCAGATGTATTTACACGCACTAGAAATGGAAATAATTATTTAAACATTCTAAAGTGTGCTCTAAACAGTTTCACTGTATTGGGTCAATAATACGATGAAATTTGACTGGATACACACTGAAACGCGCCTATGCGGATATTATAACATTGATGAGAGAAAAATGAAGTTTTCCAATTTTTTTATTGCTGCATTTTTTTTCCCATTATACATGAAACATGTTAATCTCATTTGATGTGACTTCTTTCTCTGTCTCTCTCCCCTTctttttttattcctttttttttttctgcagGAAGGATCCAGGTTTCATTAGAATGAATGTGCATGATCCACAAAGCATGAAAGATGATGTGCGTTTCGTTCTTCTTATACTGAGCATGTTTTGTAGTTTTGTTCATTCCCTCACGATCCAAACTCTTCACCTCCAAGCTCCAACAGCCACCTACACAAAGAAGGGCATTCATTTGCATTTATTTCTTTATCAAATTGTCCATACAAgacatttttaatttcttttattcatTTCTTTTGTCCAATCCGTGCTGGTCTTTTCATGTTCCCTTACAGAAAAGGGGGCAAGAAGGCATTGTATGTTCTCTAATTACTTATCAAtgcttttatattattattatgctAGGAACCTCTTTTGAAGATCGAGATAAATAATCCTGCTTTGCTAGCTGGAAATTGGACTCAACTCTGTGCAACATGCAAGGTACTGCATATTTTGATCTTTGAGCCTTGTAGCGTATTTATAGCTAATCTTATGATGCATTGTTCTTCCTGTTTCAGGGTTATTTTTGCTTTCCTTacatcgatttttcatttttctatgACCAGATTGTTAGACCACTTCGTGCAAAGCACTGTTCCACCTGCGACCGTTGTGTTGAACAATTTGATCATCATTGCCCTTGGGTATCTAATTGCATTGGCAAGGTGTGTATGCAGTGTTGAATGATCGTATCTAATTGCATTGACAAGGTGCATATCCATTGTTGAATGCATGATCAATTCATTTGAACCAACGTATTCCACTTGATATTTTACGAGGAGAATATATAATTTATCTTTCCAAAGTATGAATTCAACCTGATAAGTTGATGGTCAACATCCTATTGATGATCCCTAGCTATTTGGAATTCCTTTGAAATAATTATCTATGAAAGTATGGCTGGAGGGTTACATTAATTGTTTTATCACGTATGACCTGAGATTTCCTAGGT
Above is a genomic segment from Hevea brasiliensis isolate MT/VB/25A 57/8 chromosome 17, ASM3005281v1, whole genome shotgun sequence containing:
- the LOC110642652 gene encoding protein S-acyltransferase 24 isoform X2, whose amino-acid sequence is MYGYQTTHVAAQYGQTAFLYHIVSKWNGDPDVPDNDGRSPLHWAAYKGFADCIRLLLFLDAYRGRQDKEGCTPLHWAAIRGNLEACTVLVQAGKKEDLMVTDNTGLTPAQLASDKNHRQVAFFLGNARRLLDKRCDGNSRLGHLSKLGLAPVLWSMILLLLVTYIHSVIMDSNLPRLTAGFGLLAWLGVFLATAGLVMFYRCSRKDPGFIRMNVHDPQSMKDDEPLLKIEINNPALLAGNWTQLCATCKIVRPLRAKHCSTCDRCVEQFDHHCPWVSNCIGKKNKWDFFAFLVLEVLAMLIAGAVALTRVLTDPAAPSTFGAWINHVGTHHIGAISFLFVDFSLFFGVAVLTVVQASQISRNITTNEMANAMRYSYLRGPGGRFRNPYDHGIRKNCSDFLILGYNEDVEYIEDSAHSEGIGLMQMARNSNSQNGDAHSHHINGNGHVAINVNSDTKEHQGHHHSSHCCHNNHKHNHHHNYNHSHGKSKTDSIPLGLGLGLGRSTARTVAAS